The sequence agcgccatctactgtactgtacccacccagagagagcaagaccaattgcactctctcagggctctggctgctgattgcaagctgcatgaccgggatttaaaaCAGCAATAACACGATaggttatattttttaaaatcataaaaactatCAAGATATTATACTGGGGTAAAATAACGACTCTAGTTTTCAggtatactacactacactattatttttttatctctctcccaAGAATAAATACTGACTTCATCAttaataattatgattaatcacagaatattgttgtaattaacaCAATTTACTTTTTAAGCAAATAATATCACTATTAACTCCATTTTgcaaatattacattattaaataccCGTTATTAAAAGCCATTATTAGaagaaaaaaagtgtattttgatgtgattaatcaaattatatatattttttttgttaattaatataACTagtatatatcaaaatatataataactgcCGAGGTTTCACCACCTAAAAATGGTTCAGTTACTCCCTTTACATAgacataaatacaataaataacaaCACTTTGCAAATGAAAATACATTTATGACATTAATCTACTAAATCAGAGAATGTTCTATGTAAAAATGGGAACTTACCTTTCATTTTAATAAGTAAAAAGCCCTGTTTGACTTTTAATTTACCTGCTATTGGGATGTTCTGTGTAATGGAGAGTTGGACGTCTCCTGTTCCAGGAGGCATGTCAACTATTAAATAATCCAAAAGCCCCCAGTCCacctaaatacataaaataaacaacataaaattaaaaaaaagatgtgtTGTCACAACTACACCACCCTTGTATGCTTGTATTTACATTGTATaatctgataaataaataaatgtaggagATTTGAGCACAAAAAGAGAAGTTATTTATATTTCCTACCTGTCTAAGAAGCTTCTCGATGGCAGACATCACCATCAGACCCCTCCACACAATGGGTGCAGTATCTTCAACCAGAAATCCCATCGACATACTGaagaattaaacatttatataacttattaaagttatatatataaataactaaaaacttaAGATTCAAAcgattaacatataacatataacttaCCAAGGTATTCCAAAgtttgttaaaggtctcattaaattatctaaaaaaataaaaaataaagaaacacatttttaaatgcagatatacataaattatatatgCATAAACATTCCTTACATGTTTTTATTACGTTTAagttctctttgtattttctcaaTTTTAAAGCCATTTGAATGATCGTTGTGTTTGAAATTTGCtatttaagtaaagttaagctgaTGTGGTGCACTTTTAggttttaagacattttatgtGGTaataaatgggggggggggggggggtttctaACTTTTCCTCAACAGAAAACTGCATCATCTCTATTtattaacaaattattttaatatgCTTCCTTTCTTTTAATTTATTATCAAAGGCATATGATTTTTGTGACATTACAATGCAGAAAAATCTATATTACTACTTTTTGTGcttcaaaaaacacacacaaaattgcTTCATGCCACCTACTGTCTGTTAGCTCTGGATTTCCTCTAAGGTTCATCAGCTTTGGAACTGAAGGGCCGTAAACATCTGCATCCAAAATACCCACTTGTTTACTCTGTGAAAGCataaaaacagaagaaatgaaGCTCATAAAAATCAATTGCAATAGTCTCTTAATAAGGATAGACAACTGAAGGTGGTTCTTCATTACCTGATCATTTGCTGTAAGTCCAAGAGCAAGATtgactgtaaagaaaaaaaaaagagagtagaCATGTATGTCAAAATGAGTGAACTTTCTTAGCCATACTATACCATCAAAGCAGGTTTACAGTAATTTAAAGTACAGTAATTTAAGGTATAATCTGAAACAAACCATCAATCCAAAACACTATtcaagaaaacccaaaaatcagtgtctcagaaaattagaatattatataagaccaattggtgcttttggcagtgtgggcagtgtgccaagtcctgctggaaaatgaaatctgcatctccataaaagttgttttcagcagagggaagctgtaagatatgaagtgctgtaagattttgtgggaaaacaaaactgcactgactttagacttgataataaaacacagtggatcaacaccagcagatgaccgacatgtctctccaaaccatcactgatcatcagcaaattttacatttcatttaaagtaaatcaagggagcagagtctggaggaagagtggagagacacacagtccaaactgctcgagatctagtgtgaagtttccaccaatcagtgatggtttggagagtcatgtctgatatctgctggtgttgatccactgtgtaatatgctgaaaacttttatgtagatgtggatttcattttccagcaggacttggcacactgcccacattgccaaaagtaccatttggtcttatataataatcaaattttctgagacacttatttttgggttttcattgaaaataaataaattcttaaaatagatcactctatacatctatataaaaaagtaacttttcaatgatattctatttttttgagatgcactagtagatgagagaaagagggagagggagagagagagagaaacgtacCTGCTGTTGTAGATTTCCCGACACCTCCTTTTCCTGAAGCAACAACAATCACCTCTTTAACTCCTGCTATGGGTTTCTGTTTGGGTAAGCCTCGTGCCATGTGTGCCCGCTGCCTTTCCTGCAGTGTTCTCTCACCAGCACCTGAAGACTAACCAGTAAAAACAGTACTTAGAAATacagactaagattttacaaagactggggatctttcAGAGTCACTACTTGCAAGACTCCaactgagattatttcccatcatgcttctggtggagtttaacagGAGAAAAGCTGTTTAACGATGGAGCAGAAAGAGAAGCACTTTTTGGCCACAGCtgcctttatatatattttctgtgatttatcagagaatCACAGCTTTTGTCCacatttaacagtttatttttctgccacactgttagtatgttttaataGAATTCATCTTGTGTTTAGCTCTGACTACAAGCTTATTCCCCCCctatttttttgctacaaccttgtaaagcaaagaatcacagtttctttactgctatacatttgcctttattttatatataaaattaatgcaataaaaatcattcttgcaaaatatttttttattaacactgcacaataagacaaagtaatacaaaataaatatgtgCCCATATTCTGTTGTGTCTTGTCTTTTtcgttttgtctgtttttttctgaacaaaTCACTGTGCACACAAAAACAGCTGTGGCCAAAAGGTGCCCCTGTTTCTGCTCCATTGTTAAACAGCTTCTCTTTCTGTTAAattccaccagaagcatgatggaaaATTATCTCAGAAAGACTCTAGTTGTTGTCTTGCAAATGACAAATGTGACCCTGcaagtctttgtaaaatcttagtctgtgaataaaaagtctgtgacttgtctttagatgtgaggtGTCAGGGTGTGAGACTTTAGTATGTTAAAAGTCGTCTAGTGTATGCCTAGAATTAGTTATTCTAGGGGTAACTTAAGACTTTAAATCTGAAATATTTGTGTCATTACCTGGATAAATGcagtaattgtttatttttaaatatgaacaACATAAAGCTCAACCACATGCTTAACATGTAGCtcagttaaaataataaacactggACTCAAACACCTTACTCTTGTCTTTTACACAGTGGAGCTTATTTATAGTTTTGGGTTGTTTAAGGAGAACAGCGGGAACTCACCTTAAACCGAACATCATGTTTACAGACCCCTGTCAGAGGTCCTGTGTGTCTCCCAGCCCACAGGACAGAGGCAGGTTTAGCTGAGAAGAGCTTACACACCTGTATTAACGTCCTGCAGCTGCAGTGAAACATTTCACAGCTGAAATAAAcctgatatatatttattactattatatatataactaattATAGGATCCTCAGCTCagaaacagcagcaacagcagcaacagctacacacagcccAGCTAACGCTGACATTTCTCTCCTAAACAGCCTGTTTCTGACTCATTCTGAGAGAAATAATCACACCTCCCCTCATTCTGTAAATCAACTGTACTCTATAAAACTGGTTTAAAGTGATTTAGCTTCTGGCTTATTCAAATAAAGCCTGGAAATAATAAAACTGCAGATATAAACACTGGACTCCCCTGCACGACGCGGGCCACTGTTGATGACGTAGGATAGAAAACACGGAACCGGATCGAGTGAGTGAGGCGGAGGAGGATCTGCTGGGTAAAGTCCGAGGTTTTACACAGGGGTTTATATACAGGAGGTTTAATATAAAGCAGTTTTCAGCAGGTTTAGTGtataaatatagtgtatttagtAGCTGTATCATGTCGGCGGGGAGCGACAGCGCGGTAAAAGCTCGGGTGGTGCTTCAGCAGTGTCTGCGCGCCACCCTGCAGGTTAAACCCCCGCAGGAGGAGTCTGAAGCTCAGTGGGTTCAGGTAACTTTTTTATTAGTCATTTTTAAACCTTACAATGAATCtacggagcccctgaagggacatggagtattttttatgttaagaaaacatatttttcacGTTTTCACACACTGAGCAAAGCTCAGTGGGTTTCGGTGctctgtcgaattgtcctacccatcgatacatgcctcccaaaggtactgcgcatgcgctgacctacacaatttagctatttctcgtgtttttttctttataattaatctgttttagggGGTTTATGTgaattaaacaacctggacgcactgccATTGCAAAataaagtgtaaatggaaactaattattacaattattattataaataaatacaaaagcagtttgtaatgagctatatttgccATAcctttgccatgatacaatgcTTTATACAATCGAAATATTATAACTTACATCTATTGGAatttcactgggtacatgccctaaaatagtgcttcttttgtatatttacacttaaatatacattagggcagcacggtttgacaaggtaggacaattcgacagatATTCTTTAAACGTGAAGTAGGCTCAGTGGTTTAAGCTGTATttattgttagattttttttatcttaaaatgaGCTACAGTGGGTTGTatggagcccctaaagggacatggtgattttttttttttaataaaaaagtggttagttttatttttctctgtttcaGATTCTGTCACCCTTATAAGTaaaattgtgaaaaaagtatAATAATCAGAAAATTAGTATACTTGAGTAAACTTTCATTACTTCTGACACTAAATGTAATGGTACTGCCCACATGTTACTCTTTTCTCACAGATTGACAGAGGAATGGTGATCTACATCTGCTTCTTTAAAGGTGCAACTGAAGACATCATCCCCAAAATGGGTACAACCTCTATTAATAAAAGTTCACAGCATATATGGCATATTCCCCTGAATCTGagtcatttctgtccccaggaaattacatgtataaatgtgtacaaaaaatacctttaaaatacattttattattaagcatagtgtcttgtacattgaccttattgcaaaaatacgatatgtaattaaaacattaataaaaactatctttaaaaaaatctcatctacgctttaaaaaatatatatttttaataataaatccataatattcaagttaaaatacacatttcacttggtcctgttaccataacacattaccccttctgaaacatctggaacattccacaacaggaagtcacatcttcaacaggaagtgacatcagctggttcttctgaagatcatgggaagaccaaaattaagttccctcattcgttttttttctgtatatttgatcttattgtaacgatgactgaggagatcaatctcaacactcaacactcagtcctgttacctaaattaattcttacatcttattggtttatttttaaactaCACATTTTTGGAAAATCACTAGAGTGTGCTCAGTGTTCTcttgctattagcatagccgccatttagctatttttcatgttttttctaaTTCTATGCTAAGAACTCATTCCTATTACTTTCAGTtctgttactcaaacataaaaagtaacagtgaGTGATTTTTATTTTCgtcataaatatttattatttaaaaacatgcagtgaaccatttatttaaaataaagactttcttgagagaaaatcaaaggaattagtgcacttgcttttaaacatgctttttaaatggcacatgagttttgtaaccatattcagattagaaatcttgtaaaaaataagtaaagctgtcCGGGATTCACCAGtaaatgttttgaatagttaaatatagagctacaacaagcaaatggtacccattcagtggaatggcccttatataaaacagtataaaagaagctaattgttttttttttgtctcattttctcAAAGTGAACTCCCTGCTGAACATAAAGCTTTGTGAAACGGATGCTGGGAAATATACTTCAGTCCTAGATTTACCCGGAAATGTTCTCATTGTACCCCAAGCGACATTAGGAGGAAAATCGAAGGGTAAATGCATGCAGTACCACGGGAACATCGGCAAAGAGGACGGACAGAAGCTTTACTCCAGCTTTGTCTCTCAGTGCGAGCAGGAACTGAGTTTAGCTGTTAAATGCAGTGAAGCTGGAACAGAAGTCAAACATGGAACATATGGTAACAGACAGGTTCTGAAGCTGGACACAAACGGACCCTATACTCATCTAATGGAGTTTTAATGCTGAGTGTTTCTGTGTGATTGATGTATGAATAAGGAGTGAATGGGACATTTATCCTGTATACGCtaaaatacatttgttaattCAATTCAGTTCTTGGTGGATTGGTGGATATGGATTGGTGATACTGTACAGTAAGATTGCACTTTTCTGTTGCACAAATCATCTACACtccaaaatacattaataaatgagCAAATAGTTTGGAAAATAAATGCACATGATCTTTGCTTTGGaatatctgtttgttttttttaaaagagaaaattcAGACATAggttaggatatatatatatatatatatatatatatatatatatatatatatatatatatatatatatatatatatatatatatatatatatatatataatatattaaaatatatattcaccaCTTTCAACCAAACTATTGAAATTAATCGGCTTAAAGGGTTCTGTAAAAATCCTGCAAAAATATGGAAGTCTGTACCAAATCTACTTTTCGAAAAGGTTGGGggtttaaataatgtaaataaactaCCTATACAATTATCAGCCTTCCACAGACAAGTACTTATAAACTGGTTGCTGATCTACAAACACAATTTCTCGCCTCATGAGCTATTACTCTggaacaataaatatattattatactgtatgtttttagaCTTGAAGAGCAGGTTGGTTAAGGAAATCCCCTCAAAGTCCaattcatatatattttgtataatttaatGAACCTTCATTTGACCACAGAAaatgttataatacatttaattaaaatgatataggTTAAATGTATAAACAACTAAATTTGCTAAAATATTAACTATATAAACCATTATTCCAAACTTTTGTTTATTCGAatctaaataattatatttacttACTGACAAATGTTTgagaaattaaaattattatttattttattttatttttattgtgtctATTTTAAGCTGCTTGATTGTATTGTATACAAAATTAATAGTAGTGTTGGTCAACTTTTATTTTGGCACGCGGCAAACAGGAAGTGGCGTACAGGGATCCGTATAATTCCGTCGTCGCTTTTCTTCGCAGCACATTTTAAGGAAATATTTAGATAATTTTCTGTTTAATAATTTAATCAGGCAAGTATACAAATCTGATCATTAGACGCGTTGGGTTAGTAAGTGTTGGATTAGCGCGTTGGAGCCGCGCTGAGGGCGTGAACAGGCCGGGCTGGTGGAGGTTTTGTGTGTCCGGCTGATGTAGCGCTAAATTCGGCTCCCCTCGGAAAAGTGCTCCGCTGGTGTCCGCTGAACACCTCCGCGGAGTTTCAGCTGCAGCGATTCACACTCTATAACCCCAAACCGCTGCTTTATAATCACTGCATTATACTGCATTCATACCGCATTCATCACTGTTCTTACCGGAGGATTTAACCAGGTACAGTATTAGAACAAAGCGGGGGTTACATATGTGTAGCCGTGTTGTTAGCTTAGCTATTCCTAGCTCTAAATAAATAGCTACTGTGTTCAATTAAGTTAACCTACAGAAATTGTAAATATCTAGCTAACTACCTAATTAATTAACTAGCACTAACCAGGTAACTAGCTAAACAGGTAAATAGCCAACTAAATTAGGTAAATATCTAGGCAAACTACTTATTAACTAAGTAACTAAACACACTAGATAACTAATCAAGTAACTAACCAACTAATTAGGTAATAAACTAGATAACTAACTAAGTAACGAATTAACTACCTAACTAAATAGCTAACTAACTAGATACCTAGCTAACTTACTAGGTAAGTAAATAACTACCTAACTAAATACCTAACTAGGTAACAATCTAGCTAACGAACTAACTAGGTACTTATAGGTAAATCATTAACTCGGTAACTAACTAAATAGGTAACTAACAATGTAACTAACTAGGTAACTCGacactaactaggtaactaggCACTAATTAGGTTACTAATATACTATAACCAAATAGGTAACTAACAAGCTAACTAACTGGGCAACCAAGTAGGTAACTAACTAGGTAACTAATTAACTAAGTAGGTAAATAACTAGCTAGCCTactaactagctagcaagctaactaactagctaactaggcAACTAGGTAACTCGacactaactaggtaactaggCACTAATTAGGTTACTAATAAACTATAACTAAATAGGTAACTGACAAGCTAACTAACTGGGTAACTAAATAGCTAACCAAGTAGGTAACTAACTAGATACGTAATTAACTAAGTAGGTAAATAACTAGCTAGCCTACTAACTATCAAACTAACTAGCTACCTAACTAGGTGACTATACAACTAATTAACTAGCTGACCAACTAGCTTACTAAATTGCTAACTCACTAACTGGGTAACTATCAAGCTAAACAACTAACTAATTAGCTGACGAGATAGTTAACCAAGTACTCAATTAACTGGTTAATGTTATAATAAGG is a genomic window of Astyanax mexicanus isolate ESR-SI-001 chromosome 14, AstMex3_surface, whole genome shotgun sequence containing:
- the nubpl gene encoding iron-sulfur protein NUBPL isoform X1 — encoded protein: MFHCSCRTLIQVCKLFSAKPASVLWAGRHTGPLTGVCKHDVRFKSSGAGERTLQERQRAHMARGLPKQKPIAGVKEVIVVASGKGGVGKSTTAVNLALGLTANDQSKQVGILDADVYGPSVPKLMNLRGNPELTDNNLMRPLTNFGIPCMSMGFLVEDTAPIVWRGLMVMSAIEKLLRQVDWGLLDYLIVDMPPGTGDVQLSITQNIPIAGAVIVSTPQDIALLDARRGAEMFRKVNVPVLGLVQNMSVFQCPQCNHQTHIFGSDGARELARTLGVEVLGDIPLHLNIREKSDKGQPVVVSSPDSPEAEAYRRVASAVVRRLAEESR
- the nubpl gene encoding iron-sulfur protein NUBPL isoform X2; this encodes MARGLPKQKPIAGVKEVIVVASGKGGVGKSTTAVNLALGLTANDQSKQVGILDADVYGPSVPKLMNLRGNPELTDNNLMRPLTNFGIPCMSMGFLVEDTAPIVWRGLMVMSAIEKLLRQVDWGLLDYLIVDMPPGTGDVQLSITQNIPIAGAVIVSTPQDIALLDARRGAEMFRKVNVPVLGLVQNMSVFQCPQCNHQTHIFGSDGARELARTLGVEVLGDIPLHLNIREKSDKGQPVVVSSPDSPEAEAYRRVASAVVRRLAEESR
- the dtd2 gene encoding D-aminoacyl-tRNA deacylase 2 gives rise to the protein MSAGSDSAVKARVVLQQCLRATLQVKPPQEESEAQWVQIDRGMVIYICFFKGATEDIIPKMVNSLLNIKLCETDAGKYTSVLDLPGNVLIVPQATLGGKSKGKCMQYHGNIGKEDGQKLYSSFVSQCEQELSLAVKCSEAGTEVKHGTYGNRQVLKLDTNGPYTHLMEF